In one Cyprinus carpio isolate SPL01 chromosome B2, ASM1834038v1, whole genome shotgun sequence genomic region, the following are encoded:
- the LOC109078679 gene encoding oxysterol-binding protein-related protein 1, which produces MSGDGSQGDKTQCNGVKNHRSALPAAMLSRKNVSMWGVLKKCIGMELSKITMPVICNEPLSFLQRLTEYMEHTYLIQKASTSQDSIHRMKCVAAFAVSAVASQWERTGKPFNPLLGETYELLREDLGFRWVSEQVSHHPPVSAFHVEGIKSDFMFHGSIYPKLKFWGKSVEAEPRGIITLELPLHNEAYTWTNPTCCVHNIIMGQLWIEQYGNVEIINHKTGERCCLTFKPCGIFGKELHKVEGYILDKSKKKICALYGKWTECLYSVDPATFDAYRKSDTKRSEKDRKGSTQSNSADEDPDEMPPPEAETVQVIPGSALIWRISPRPDNSGKYYAFTSFALQLNELNAEMERVLPQTDCRLRPDIRALENGDIDAASAEKNRLEEKQRTARKNRSKSDEEWKIRWFHQGPNPYTGAPDWLYTGGYWDRNKPHLHKINSNQTIHLEEQSVLPLSK; this is translated from the exons ATGTCAGGGGACGGTAGCCAGGGTGACAAAACACAGTGCAATGGAGTCAAAAATCACAG GTCAGCTCTTCCTGCTGCAATGCTCTCACGAAAAAATGTCAGTATGTGGGGCGTTCTCAAAAAATGCATTGGGATG GAACTGTCTAAAATCACAATGCCAGTGATTTGTAACGAGCCTTTGAGTTTTCTTCAGAGATTGACTGAATACATGGAGCATACATACCTCATCCAGAAGGCCAGCACTTCACAAGACTCCATCCACAGAATgaag TGTGTGGCAGCTTTTGCTGTGTCAGCTGTGGCCTCACAGTGGGAGAGAACAGGAAAACCCTTCAACCCACTGCTCGGAGAAACCTACGAGCTGCTCAG AGAGGATCTGGGGTTCAGATGGGTCTCTGAGCAGGTCAGTCATCATCCGCCGGTCAGTGCCTTTCACGTCGAGGGCATAAAGAGCGACTTCATGTTTCATGGCTCCATTTATCCAAAATTGAAATTCTGGGGAAAGAGTGTGGAGGCCGAACCTCGTGGAATCATCACCTTAGAGCTTCCTCT ccacaATGAAGCCTACACCTGGACCAACCCGACCTGCTGTGTTCATAACATTATCATGGGACAACTGTGGATTGAGCAATAtggaaatgttgaaattattaaTCATAA AACTGGGGAAAGATGTTGTTTGACTTTCAAACCATGTGGCATCTTTGGAAAAGAGTTGCATAAAGTGGAAGGATACATTCTTGATAAAAG TAAAAAAAAGATCTGTGCTCTGTATGGCAAGTGGACGGAGTGCTTGTATTCTGTGGATCCAGCGACATTTGATGCTTACAGAAAATCTGACACAAAGCGCTCTGAGAAGGACAGGAAGGGAAGCACACAG AGTAACAGTGCGGATGAGGATCCGGATGAAATGCCTCCTCCAGAAGCAGAGACAGTGCAGGTGATTCCAGGAAGTGCACTGATCTGGAGGATATCACCGCGACCAGACAACTCCGGAAAA tACTATGCTTTCACATCATTCGCTCTGCAGTTGAATGAGCTGAATGCAGAGATGGAGCGAGTCCTTCCACAGACAGACTGTCGTCTGAGGCCTGATATCAGAGCCCTGGAGAATGGAGACATAG ATGCAGCCAGTGCAGAGAAGAACAGACTGGAGGAAAAACAACGAACAGCTCGGAAAAATCGCTCCAAATCAGACGAGGAATGGAAAATAAG GTGGTTTCATCAGGGGCCGAACCCTTACACCGGAGCCCCAGACTGGCTCTACACCGGCGGCTACTGGGACAGAAACAAACCACACCTACATAAAATAAACTCAAACCAAACCATACATCTGGAGGAACAGAGTGTCCTGCCCCTCAGCAAATGA